A segment of the Sulfurovum indicum genome:
CAATCGCCTGTTCCAGTCCTGTATAGACAGAGCGTGCAATGATGCTTTGTCCTATGTTGAGTTCTTCGATGGTCTCTATCTCTACAATGGCTTTGACATTTTGCATATTGAGTCCGTGACCTGCGGCGACTCTCAAACCAAGTTCCATAGCGTCACAGCTGAGCAGACGGAGGTTACGCAGTTCATCATCGAGCATCTGTTTCAGTATTTTGCGTGAGAGTTCAAGTTCTTTGATCGAGTGGTGTGTTTTGGCAAGGTTGGAGTAGAGCATTGCATGAATGTTGGCATACCTGCCTGTATGGAACTCGATCCACTCAACACCAAGATCAATGGAGGCTCTGACAGCATCCAGGGCAGGATCGATAAAAAGAGAGACCTCTATCTCCTCTTTCTGTAAACGTCTGATCGCCTCTTTGAGTCTGGACTGCTCTCCTGTTACCGCAAGGCCGCCTTCAGTGGTAACCTCTTCACGTTTTTCAGGTACCAGTGTAACGCGATGGGGTCTTAGTTCGCAGGCAATATCGATCATGGCCGGTGCGATAGCACACTCAAGGTTCACAGGAAGGGCAGAGAGTTCAATGATGCTTTTGGCATCGGAGTCCTGCATATGCCGTCTGTCCTCACGCAGATGAATGGTGATCTGGTCCGCCCCGGCACGTTTACATATGCCAAGTGCATCGAGGGGATCGGGATCGGCTACTTTTCTGGCTTCTCTTAAAACAGCAATATGGTCGATGTTTACACCCAACAACATGAAACTTCCTTGCATTTTTGATAAGTCTGATTATAGCAAAAGTTTTTAAGATAGGATTTGTATAATCACCAAATCACCACTTAAAGGAGTG
Coding sequences within it:
- a CDS encoding pyridoxine 5'-phosphate synthase, with product MLLGVNIDHIAVLREARKVADPDPLDALGICKRAGADQITIHLREDRRHMQDSDAKSIIELSALPVNLECAIAPAMIDIACELRPHRVTLVPEKREEVTTEGGLAVTGEQSRLKEAIRRLQKEEIEVSLFIDPALDAVRASIDLGVEWIEFHTGRYANIHAMLYSNLAKTHHSIKELELSRKILKQMLDDELRNLRLLSCDAMELGLRVAAGHGLNMQNVKAIVEIETIEELNIGQSIIARSVYTGLEQAIVDMKALLIR